AATATTCGACCAAGCAGGATGCGGCAATCAGCCTTGCCCTGTATCTGGCGGGCCCCGAAGCCCAGAAGCAGCGCGCCATATCGGAATCGAACCTGCCCACCATCGTTGCGCTGTATGACGATGCCGAAATTGCAGCCGCGCAGCCGATCATCCCGCTGTGGAAGGATGTCTTCACCCAGGCGGTTCCGCGCCCCTCTGCCCCGACCAAGGGCAAATACAACGAAGTTTCGGCACGCTTCTGGTCGGCCGTGCACAATACGCTGTCGGGCAATGGCACCGCCGCAGAGAACCTTGAACTGCTGGAGCTGGAGTTGAGCGACATAAAGGGTTCGAGCTGGTAATCCTTCCCATCCCGCCGAACCCCGGCGGGCGGAGCAATCCGCCCGCCCCAGTCCCGGCCCAGAGAGGCCAGACAGGGAGAGCCCCATGACATTCCTGCCCCTGCGCAGCGGTGAGCCATCGCTTCTGCAACAACGCCAGCGCGCTGCCTTCTGGTTTCTGGCGCCCATGCTGGCCGCACTGATCTGCGTCGCCGCCTGGCCGCTGCTGCGCACGATCTGGTTTTCCTTCACCGATACCACGCTGTCCGATCTTTATGGCGGCCAGTGGATCGGGTTCGACAATTACCTGTCCATGCGCACGCTGTCGTCGGGCCGCACGGTCTGGCGCGGCACGCTGGTTGATCCGGCCTGGTGGAATGCGGTGTGGAACACCCTGCGCTTTGCCTTGGTGTCGGTCACGCTTGAAACCGTGCTGGGGCTGATCGTGGCGCTGGTGCTGAATGCCGAGTTCCGGGGCCGGGGGCTTGTGCGGGCGGCCATCCTCATTCCCTGGGCCATTCCCACCATCGTTTCGGCAAAGATCTGGGCCTGGATGCTGAATGACCAGTTCGGGATCATCAATGACATGCTGCTGTCGCTGGACCTGATCGACCAGAAGATCGCCTGGACCGCCAGCGCCGATACCGCCATGTATGCCGTGCTGATCGTCGACATCTGGAAAACAACGCCCTTCATGGCGCTGTTGATCCTGGCAGGCCTGCAAATGGTGCCGCGCGACATTTACGAGGCCGCCCGGATCGACGGTATCCATCCGGTCAAGGTTTTCTTCCGCGTCACCCTGCCGCTGATCCGGCCCACGCTGATGGTTGCCGTGATCTTCCGCATGCTCGACAGTCTGCGCATCTTCGATCTGGTCTATGTGCTGACGCCGAATTCTGCCGCGACCAAGACCATGTCGGTCATCAGCCGCGAGAACATGGTGGATTTCGACAAATTCGCCTATGGCGCCGCGCAATCGACACTGCTGTTCTCGATCATCGCCATCTTCGTGCTGCTTTACATCTGGCTGGGCCGGGTGGACCTGACAGGAGATTCCTCCAGATGACCATGCCGCAACCGATCAAGACCGTGGCTTTCTATGCGCTTGTCGCCGGGATCGTGCTGTTTTCGGTGTTTCCGTTCTACTATGCCATCGTCACCAGCTTTGCCACTGGCACGGCGCTGTTCGAGGCGAACTATTGGCCCAAGGCCTTT
The Gemmobacter fulvus genome window above contains:
- a CDS encoding carbohydrate ABC transporter permease codes for the protein MTFLPLRSGEPSLLQQRQRAAFWFLAPMLAALICVAAWPLLRTIWFSFTDTTLSDLYGGQWIGFDNYLSMRTLSSGRTVWRGTLVDPAWWNAVWNTLRFALVSVTLETVLGLIVALVLNAEFRGRGLVRAAILIPWAIPTIVSAKIWAWMLNDQFGIINDMLLSLDLIDQKIAWTASADTAMYAVLIVDIWKTTPFMALLILAGLQMVPRDIYEAARIDGIHPVKVFFRVTLPLIRPTLMVAVIFRMLDSLRIFDLVYVLTPNSAATKTMSVISRENMVDFDKFAYGAAQSTLLFSIIAIFVLLYIWLGRVDLTGDSSR